Proteins encoded together in one Chitinophaga sp. LS1 window:
- the tnpC gene encoding IS66 family transposase translates to MKKSATSYKAMYTACLQQQAALQRIISMQQEQMFVQQEQLLVLQLERETKDAILFDQDQLICYQQQLLLQKDEQLEVGRQTILQLDSQLTQYDNLIKNQDKEIITLQQEVTKQHKVINSLLRSRHELKALKKWVHGIRSERRPLQTDITEQGQIVQGTLSLDADEYAVCQISSRKVIAEHIRQTVEISPKTRGGRNDLPKGLEEEITTLDVDPLPLGAKLVRIDEQRQLACSPLRWYIKVTRRPVYIVASEDGLYAKKVSAPLPSHPIPRCKVDISILIMLITDKFLYHLPVGRQWKRFIQYGVNLPYSTLVYYVNRICEVLRPLWELLYLEVVRSGIVHVDESSYKVLDDTKKKGKKSHIGWQWAILSPIQRIACFLYQRGRGKKDIADVLSGYKGYLLTDAYGVYTKYGQQPGVIHQKCMAHIRRYFMRALDNDRQLAAYALDNFFGPLYKLEAKCKAADMDYDEIKQERQQKAVPILNAFKQWLQQQLPLTIPGTPIYQAINYALSNFEGIIVYTTEGFLSIDNNLLEAQIRPIALGRHNFMFAGSHNGAEHAAIIYSLLATCRLQGINPIHWLDDVLRRISEHPKDKFIELLPQYWKPARA, encoded by the coding sequence ATGAAAAAATCTGCCACTTCATATAAAGCCATGTATACTGCTTGTCTGCAACAACAGGCAGCATTGCAGCGTATTATATCAATGCAGCAGGAGCAAATGTTTGTTCAACAGGAACAATTACTGGTTTTACAACTGGAACGTGAAACGAAAGATGCCATCCTATTTGATCAGGACCAGCTGATATGTTATCAACAACAATTACTACTGCAAAAAGATGAACAACTGGAAGTTGGTAGACAAACCATTCTGCAACTTGACTCTCAGCTTACGCAATATGATAACCTGATTAAAAACCAGGATAAAGAAATAATCACTTTACAACAAGAAGTTACAAAACAGCATAAAGTAATAAATAGTTTGCTTAGAAGCCGTCATGAGTTGAAAGCCCTGAAAAAATGGGTCCATGGTATAAGAAGTGAAAGGAGGCCATTACAAACCGACATTACGGAACAGGGGCAAATTGTACAAGGTACGCTGAGCTTAGATGCGGATGAATATGCAGTATGCCAGATCAGTTCCCGTAAAGTAATTGCAGAACATATAAGACAGACAGTAGAGATAAGCCCTAAGACAAGAGGTGGTCGTAATGATCTGCCTAAGGGATTGGAGGAAGAAATTACTACTCTGGATGTAGATCCTCTTCCACTGGGCGCCAAATTAGTAAGGATAGATGAGCAGCGACAACTGGCCTGTTCTCCATTACGGTGGTATATTAAAGTGACCAGACGACCAGTTTATATCGTTGCATCTGAAGATGGATTATATGCTAAGAAGGTATCAGCGCCGCTGCCATCACATCCTATCCCTCGTTGTAAAGTAGATATCAGCATACTGATCATGCTGATAACAGATAAGTTTTTATATCATCTCCCGGTAGGGCGTCAATGGAAACGTTTTATTCAGTATGGAGTAAACCTGCCATATAGCACACTCGTTTATTATGTGAACAGGATCTGCGAAGTGCTAAGACCATTGTGGGAACTGCTATACCTGGAAGTCGTCCGAAGTGGAATTGTTCATGTAGATGAGTCGTCGTACAAAGTATTGGATGATACTAAAAAAAAGGGTAAAAAATCTCATATAGGCTGGCAGTGGGCAATATTGTCCCCTATCCAGCGAATAGCCTGTTTCCTTTATCAGCGGGGAAGAGGGAAAAAAGATATTGCAGATGTTTTAAGCGGATACAAAGGATATCTGTTGACAGATGCTTATGGTGTATACACTAAATATGGTCAGCAGCCAGGTGTTATACATCAAAAATGTATGGCCCATATAAGAAGATATTTTATGCGGGCCCTGGATAATGACAGACAGCTGGCCGCTTATGCACTGGATAACTTCTTTGGACCACTTTATAAGCTGGAAGCAAAATGCAAAGCTGCTGATATGGACTATGATGAAATTAAACAGGAGAGACAACAAAAAGCGGTACCCATATTAAATGCTTTTAAACAGTGGCTTCAGCAACAGTTGCCGCTTACAATACCGGGAACTCCCATTTATCAGGCCATCAATTATGCATTATCTAATTTTGAAGGCATTATAGTATACACTACTGAGGGATTTTTATCAATTGACAATAATTTACTTGAAGCGCAGATCCGCCCTATTGCCCTGGGCAGACACAATTTTATGTTTGCCGGTTCTCATAATGGTGCAGAACATGCTGCAATTATTTATAGCTTGCTGGCCACCTGCAGGTTGCAGGGTATCAATCCTATCCATTGGCTCGATGATGTACTGCGCAGAATAAGTGAGCACCCCAAAGATAAGTTTATAGAACTCTTACCCCAATACTGGAAACCGGCACGTGCCTGA
- the tnpB gene encoding IS66 family insertion sequence element accessory protein TnpB (TnpB, as the term is used for proteins encoded by IS66 family insertion elements, is considered an accessory protein, since TnpC, encoded by a neighboring gene, is a DDE family transposase.), which translates to MSAIIVLTDRHRYFLYTQAADMRKSFAGLCGIVNNVMQLSISDNDVFVFLNRDFTHLKLLLHESSGFTLLCRKLDKGRFKKPEAGSASESLKLSASEVIALVKGLTFYRHNDNNKPPSD; encoded by the coding sequence ATGAGTGCTATCATTGTGTTGACAGATCGTCATCGTTATTTTTTGTATACACAGGCAGCAGATATGAGAAAATCATTTGCCGGGCTATGTGGAATTGTAAATAATGTTATGCAACTATCTATTTCAGATAATGATGTATTTGTGTTTTTGAATCGTGATTTTACTCATTTAAAGTTATTGTTGCATGAATCATCAGGATTCACATTATTATGTCGCAAACTTGATAAAGGACGCTTTAAAAAGCCTGAGGCAGGGAGTGCTTCGGAATCATTGAAATTAAGTGCTTCGGAGGTGATAGCACTGGTAAAAGGGCTCACATTTTACCGGCATAATGATAACAATAAGCCTCCTTCAGATTAG
- the tnpA gene encoding IS66 family insertion sequence element accessory protein TnpA, with protein MNNKTKKASHSRYSSEEIITMLDQFDRDNVSLKEFCADKGISQATFFNWRKRYLSRSVNNSSFIELITSAPNAEVPLSTGGIFAEFRGIRIYQPVSAAYLKALIS; from the coding sequence ATGAACAATAAAACTAAAAAGGCCTCCCATTCCAGGTACTCTTCTGAGGAAATTATCACTATGTTGGACCAATTTGACCGGGACAATGTAAGTTTAAAGGAGTTTTGTGCTGATAAAGGTATCAGTCAGGCCACTTTTTTCAATTGGCGCAAGCGATATTTGAGCAGGAGCGTGAACAACAGTAGCTTTATAGAACTAATAACCTCAGCTCCGAATGCTGAGGTTCCGCTTAGTACAGGTGGTATATTTGCCGAATTCAGAGGTATCAGGATTTATCAACCTGTAAGCGCTGCTTATTTAAAAGCCCTGATATCATGA
- the tnpB gene encoding IS66 family insertion sequence element accessory protein TnpB (TnpB, as the term is used for proteins encoded by IS66 family insertion elements, is considered an accessory protein, since TnpC, encoded by a neighboring gene, is a DDE family transposase.): MLSLAGYNFYIYTSAADMRMGINGLSGIVRNQMALDPLAKGIIYLFFNGRLTQVKMLQFDGDGQALYYKRLARGTFGKPVYDPGCQAMMIERKDVMLILEGIEIKYRKRYERKSGKSTDQPN, translated from the coding sequence ATGTTGTCATTAGCTGGTTATAATTTTTATATCTATACATCTGCAGCGGATATGCGGATGGGAATAAATGGTTTGTCAGGCATCGTACGTAATCAAATGGCACTTGATCCATTAGCTAAGGGCATCATCTATTTGTTTTTTAACGGGCGTCTCACCCAGGTGAAAATGTTGCAATTTGATGGAGATGGTCAGGCGCTTTATTACAAAAGACTAGCCAGAGGCACCTTTGGCAAACCTGTTTATGATCCTGGTTGCCAGGCGATGATGATTGAACGCAAAGATGTGATGCTCATCCTGGAAGGAATCGAGATTAAGTACAGAAAGCGTTACGAAAGAAAGTCAGGAAAATCAACAGATCAGCCAAACTAA
- the tnpA gene encoding IS66 family insertion sequence element accessory protein TnpA, with the protein MRKKQIQRSLPGSPLKVDMAFHVRQQPDSGMIISEYCRAHQISEGSFYYWLKKTNNTSPVPSSPPAILPVKIVASSNEPVNSNLFAEVRGIAIYQPVPAEYLLTLLNH; encoded by the coding sequence ATGCGAAAGAAGCAAATTCAGAGATCTCTCCCTGGTTCTCCCTTAAAAGTAGACATGGCATTCCATGTTCGTCAGCAGCCTGATTCCGGCATGATTATTAGCGAATACTGCAGGGCTCATCAAATAAGTGAAGGCAGTTTTTATTACTGGTTAAAGAAAACAAACAATACTTCACCGGTTCCATCCTCACCACCAGCAATACTTCCCGTAAAAATTGTAGCATCATCAAATGAGCCTGTTAATTCAAACTTATTTGCTGAAGTGCGCGGTATTGCAATTTATCAACCTGTGCCGGCAGAATATTTACTCACCTTGCTAAATCATTAG
- a CDS encoding DUF2290 domain-containing protein produces the protein MITEGKFLTSINEAISLLKQVDLYKTIGPKNVGNHSQASKKVAQKSKHTEIYNVAIAEMDYDILLNDDSLFQFSRTSNSLRYSFIQNPRIYISKQEYVIDLLGIDEISEISSDELEQMIVDINEEEYEQYLDEQEINIQANIFRYDLDEKGYAPLIHSFSHIHMGLNEDCRLTCSKILTPLKFVLFSIKNSYFSHWKEAFQKVPNFDIMIAQSKVKLDPLPTKFWQQRDQSELFFI, from the coding sequence ATGATTACCGAAGGCAAGTTTTTAACCTCTATAAATGAGGCTATATCACTTTTAAAACAAGTAGACCTTTATAAAACAATAGGTCCAAAAAATGTTGGCAACCATTCGCAAGCATCAAAAAAAGTAGCCCAAAAAAGCAAGCATACTGAAATTTATAATGTTGCTATCGCAGAAATGGATTATGATATCTTACTGAACGATGATTCCTTATTCCAGTTTTCTAGAACCAGTAATTCATTGAGATATTCTTTTATCCAAAATCCAAGAATTTATATTTCCAAACAAGAGTATGTGATTGATCTTTTGGGAATAGATGAAATTTCCGAAATAAGTAGCGATGAATTGGAACAAATGATAGTTGATATCAATGAGGAAGAATACGAACAATACTTGGATGAACAGGAGATTAATATACAAGCTAACATTTTTCGATATGATTTAGACGAAAAAGGTTATGCCCCCCTTATTCATTCATTCTCCCATATACATATGGGATTAAATGAAGATTGCCGATTAACCTGTTCAAAAATACTAACGCCACTAAAGTTCGTTTTATTTTCCATAAAGAATTCTTACTTCAGCCATTGGAAAGAAGCATTTCAGAAAGTTCCGAATTTTGACATAATGATTGCCCAAAGTAAGGTTAAGCTAGATCCACTACCTACAAAATTTTGGCAGCAAAGAGACCAAAGTGAATTGTTTTTCATATAG
- a CDS encoding DEAD/DEAH box helicase, which translates to MSTTIIADEKKLNQDALASRLISKIAELNDHSIIYYNFPFYRAEAKEDLIQAHVLLISKKYGVIFFRCLASAEEMSEKEFNYFDNLDSFIFGKINKREELRLRRRELKVNLTPVFYISDFQKAKIEDDIQIVGINDVTRIIIENEKEELTDDEFDILAATIEGSQSLKGSKERSVDSSTTTITKGKILTLIQEKEAVFDIEQKRAALNIIDSPQRIRGLAGSGKTIILTMKAALYHLQNPDANILYTYFTKALYGQVKYLIEKYYRDFSDNNEPNWNKIHILHGWGGRTLRGVYSDTCFENSITPIEYLDAKRASGYPPLDYIFRKLDEKKVLKQKYDLTLIDEGQDFPVSFYRVCRRITKENRIVWAYDDFQNIFDTKMQDERDTFGKDEKGNYHVDFRQNKNKLQDIILHRCYRNPRKALISAFSLGLGIYNDIVLQRLEDNRHWEDLGFEVLEGDSSVGSNMVIERPEKNSPSISNKYLSENGVTVRIFNNLDDECGFIIKEIENDIRKQNLRPDDICVICLDDKEIGNYFSTIEEGLSAKGVSVFNLLNAPNNNTRFIIEGHVTLSTINKAKGNEVGMVYLVGVDSIFNSRNSTTKRNKLFTAITRSKGWVSMTGFERANIAIEELSKLEKNNFKLVFKQPSIESTKTILRGISKEQEHLNEINRKIQELAADLGITEEDALDMVSKIKSKKK; encoded by the coding sequence ATGAGTACTACAATCATTGCGGACGAGAAAAAACTTAACCAAGATGCTCTTGCATCAAGATTAATATCCAAGATAGCAGAGTTAAACGACCATTCAATAATCTATTATAATTTTCCATTTTATAGAGCCGAGGCAAAAGAAGACTTAATCCAAGCACATGTATTACTAATCTCCAAAAAATATGGTGTCATCTTTTTTAGATGTTTAGCATCCGCAGAAGAAATGTCTGAAAAAGAATTTAACTATTTTGACAATTTAGATAGCTTTATTTTTGGGAAAATTAATAAGCGGGAAGAGTTAAGGTTACGTAGAAGAGAACTAAAAGTAAATCTTACACCTGTATTTTATATTTCAGATTTTCAAAAAGCCAAAATAGAAGATGATATTCAAATTGTAGGAATCAATGATGTTACTCGAATTATCATTGAAAACGAAAAAGAAGAGCTTACAGATGATGAATTTGATATTTTAGCCGCAACAATTGAAGGCTCACAAAGCCTAAAAGGCAGCAAAGAAAGATCTGTAGATAGTTCCACCACGACAATTACTAAGGGGAAAATACTAACACTAATTCAAGAAAAAGAAGCTGTGTTTGATATTGAGCAAAAAAGAGCGGCATTAAACATTATTGATTCACCACAAAGAATAAGAGGTTTAGCAGGGTCAGGTAAAACTATTATTTTGACGATGAAGGCAGCTTTATATCACCTTCAGAATCCAGATGCAAATATTCTCTACACATATTTCACTAAGGCTCTCTATGGTCAGGTAAAATATTTAATTGAAAAGTATTATCGTGATTTTTCAGATAATAATGAACCAAACTGGAATAAAATACATATTCTTCATGGATGGGGCGGCAGAACATTGAGAGGTGTATATTCGGATACTTGTTTTGAAAACTCAATTACCCCAATTGAATATTTAGATGCCAAAAGAGCATCAGGGTATCCCCCATTAGATTATATATTTAGAAAATTAGATGAGAAAAAAGTACTTAAACAAAAGTATGATCTTACGTTAATTGATGAAGGTCAAGATTTTCCTGTATCATTTTATAGAGTCTGTAGAAGAATTACTAAAGAAAATAGAATTGTCTGGGCTTACGATGATTTTCAGAATATTTTTGATACTAAGATGCAAGATGAGAGAGACACATTTGGAAAAGATGAAAAGGGCAACTATCATGTTGACTTTCGTCAGAATAAAAACAAGCTCCAAGATATAATATTGCATAGGTGTTACAGAAATCCTAGAAAGGCATTGATTAGTGCATTTTCGTTGGGCCTTGGTATTTACAATGACATTGTACTCCAAAGACTGGAAGATAATCGTCATTGGGAAGATTTGGGATTTGAAGTTTTAGAGGGTGACTCGTCTGTTGGTAGCAATATGGTTATAGAGAGACCTGAGAAAAACAGCCCAAGCATATCAAATAAATATCTAAGTGAGAATGGAGTTACAGTACGAATTTTTAATAATCTAGATGACGAATGCGGATTTATTATTAAAGAAATCGAAAATGATATTAGAAAGCAAAACTTAAGACCTGACGACATTTGTGTCATCTGTTTGGACGACAAAGAAATAGGAAATTATTTTTCAACTATTGAAGAAGGACTTTCTGCCAAAGGAGTTTCAGTATTCAATTTGTTAAATGCACCCAATAACAATACGCGATTTATTATAGAAGGACACGTTACATTATCCACAATTAACAAGGCCAAGGGTAATGAAGTGGGTATGGTTTATTTAGTTGGTGTAGACAGTATATTTAATAGTAGAAATTCCACCACAAAACGGAATAAATTGTTTACTGCGATAACTAGGAGCAAAGGTTGGGTTTCAATGACTGGATTTGAACGCGCAAATATTGCTATAGAGGAATTATCTAAACTCGAAAAAAATAATTTTAAACTTGTTTTTAAGCAACCTAGTATTGAAAGCACGAAAACTATATTACGTGGAATAAGTAAAGAACAAGAACATCTAAATGAAATTAATAGGAAAATTCAGGAATTAGCTGCTGATCTAGGAATTACGGAAGAAGATGCCTTAGACATGGTTTCTAAAATCAAAAGTAAAAAGAAATGA
- a CDS encoding transposase → MFCEPKDTTLGIISEGIIRKWILPHLSIGKRGYKSKVDLVKVVSLILKRLKTGCQWRELSIKEYFPNGEITWQGVYYYFNKWSSDGSWKLIWINLLKENRQILDLSSIQLDGSHTPSKRGGYAVGYQGRKSCKTSNSLFLSDNQGQILSVSEPQSGNHNDLYNIVSTFEEMLTTLEEATINTKGLFLNADAGFDGGEFREYCMEKELEANIATNSRNSKQTSESYQYFDDQLYKRRYKIEQANAWMDSFKALIIRFETKAANWRALQWIAILVLFCKKLKD, encoded by the coding sequence TTGTTTTGCGAACCAAAAGATACTACCCTGGGAATCATAAGCGAAGGTATAATAAGAAAATGGATATTGCCGCATTTAAGTATAGGAAAGCGAGGATATAAGTCAAAAGTGGATTTGGTGAAAGTAGTAAGCTTGATATTAAAACGGTTAAAAACGGGCTGTCAGTGGCGAGAATTAAGTATTAAAGAATATTTCCCCAATGGTGAAATTACGTGGCAAGGCGTGTATTACTACTTTAATAAATGGAGCAGCGATGGATCGTGGAAACTTATCTGGATAAATCTTTTAAAGGAAAATCGCCAAATCCTTGATTTGTCTTCGATTCAATTAGATGGAAGTCATACACCATCGAAGCGAGGAGGCTATGCAGTAGGCTATCAGGGTCGAAAATCATGCAAAACGAGTAATAGTTTGTTTTTGAGTGACAATCAAGGCCAGATACTTAGTGTAAGCGAGCCACAATCCGGCAATCACAATGATCTTTATAATATTGTTTCAACTTTTGAAGAAATGCTAACCACCCTCGAAGAGGCTACAATAAATACGAAAGGATTGTTCTTAAATGCAGATGCAGGATTTGATGGAGGAGAATTCAGAGAATACTGTATGGAAAAGGAATTGGAAGCTAATATCGCTACCAATTCCCGTAATAGCAAGCAAACCAGTGAGTCATATCAATACTTTGATGATCAATTATATAAAAGACGCTACAAGATCGAACAAGCAAATGCCTGGATGGATAGCTTCAAAGCATTAATAATTAGATTTGAAACAAAAGCGGCTAACTGGAGAGCATTACAATGGATCGCAATCTTAGTCCTCTTTTGTAAAAAATTAAAAGACTAA
- a CDS encoding response regulator, giving the protein MISRYLKTGISICLVDENPTTREILGEILDSLGIYVPIFCSNLQMAIEEYENYTVMGPPHFILTEWTREFYDPAFIAYFQNSPLAEIPIILLYGDSQTEAISEIKEVRIVQFLKKPISRSELKATIQKYLKSKTDERSN; this is encoded by the coding sequence ATGATATCACGCTACCTTAAAACGGGCATATCCATTTGTTTAGTTGATGAAAATCCTACTACCAGGGAAATATTAGGGGAAATACTGGATAGTTTAGGAATTTATGTACCCATCTTTTGTTCTAATCTTCAGATGGCAATAGAAGAATATGAGAACTATACAGTAATGGGACCACCTCATTTTATATTAACTGAGTGGACGAGGGAATTTTATGATCCTGCGTTTATTGCCTATTTCCAAAACAGCCCATTGGCAGAAATTCCTATTATTCTTTTGTATGGTGATTCCCAAACTGAAGCGATTTCAGAAATAAAGGAAGTGAGGATTGTTCAGTTTTTAAAGAAACCTATAAGCCGATCTGAACTAAAGGCCACAATTCAAAAGTATTTAAAAAGTAAAACTGATGAAAGAAGCAACTAA
- a CDS encoding SymE family type I addiction module toxin — protein MKNRITYRKKKQGAKKAQRVTNKKENPVKILQVQGFRRLNFKTASNSYTFADIPIIKFGGSWLYQYEFHVGDKIKVRLSPGKIVITKLDTKLKEAK, from the coding sequence ATGAAAAATCGCATCACGTATAGAAAGAAAAAGCAAGGCGCTAAAAAGGCCCAAAGAGTTACCAATAAAAAGGAGAATCCGGTGAAAATCCTTCAAGTGCAGGGGTTCCGAAGATTGAATTTTAAAACGGCTTCGAACAGCTATACATTCGCGGATATACCTATAATCAAATTTGGGGGAAGTTGGCTATACCAATATGAGTTTCATGTTGGGGATAAGATTAAAGTAAGATTATCTCCTGGTAAGATCGTTATTACCAAACTGGATACAAAATTAAAGGAAGCAAAGTAG
- a CDS encoding DUF4248 domain-containing protein has product MSTNNPKVIFELRAYNTAQLAKLYKVNYRTFNRWLKPHLPLIGERVGHMYTVNQVLIIINRLGLPGDLEFRDSNI; this is encoded by the coding sequence ATGAGTACCAATAATCCAAAGGTCATTTTCGAACTACGCGCATATAATACAGCACAACTCGCCAAATTATATAAGGTAAACTACCGGACCTTTAACAGATGGTTGAAACCACATCTTCCCTTGATTGGCGAACGGGTAGGCCATATGTACACCGTTAACCAGGTGCTGATTATTATAAACAGGTTGGGATTACCCGGTGATTTGGAGTTCAGGGATAGTAATATTTGA